The following proteins are co-located in the Pedobacter sp. FW305-3-2-15-E-R2A2 genome:
- a CDS encoding nucleotide exchange factor GrpE: protein MFSKKKKNDIEDPIVENTADEQVTSEQAEESADAALTEEVQPEISVEEKLQQEVAALNDKYLRLFAEFDNYKRRTQKERVELLQTAGKDVIISMLPVLDDFDRANKAMDGATDINPIREGIALVHHKLKSVLGQKGLKEMESISTPFDTDLHEAITKIPAPNEEMKGKVIDELEKGYTLNDKVIRFAKVVVGS from the coding sequence ATGTTTAGCAAGAAGAAAAAAAACGACATCGAAGATCCTATTGTGGAAAATACTGCTGATGAGCAGGTAACCAGCGAGCAAGCCGAAGAAAGTGCAGATGCCGCTTTAACTGAAGAAGTTCAACCTGAAATCTCCGTTGAGGAAAAATTACAACAAGAAGTTGCAGCTTTAAATGATAAATACCTGCGCCTGTTTGCAGAGTTTGACAATTATAAACGTCGTACTCAAAAAGAACGCGTAGAACTTTTACAAACTGCAGGTAAAGACGTGATCATTTCTATGCTTCCGGTATTGGATGATTTTGACCGCGCCAATAAGGCAATGGACGGAGCAACGGATATTAATCCAATCCGCGAAGGTATTGCTTTGGTTCACCATAAATTAAAAAGCGTATTAGGACAGAAAGGCCTGAAAGAAATGGAAAGCATCAGCACTCCTTTTGATACAGACCTTCATGAAGCAATAACAAAAATCCCTGCTCCGAATGAGGAAATGAAAGGGAAAGTGATAGACGAATTAGAAAAAGGATACACTTTAAACGACAAGGTGATACGCTTTGCCAAAGTCGTTGTAGGTAGTTAA
- a CDS encoding ATP-binding cassette domain-containing protein gives MAENAVINLKKVDVFQQKHLVLSNVNLNVDKGEFVFLIGQTGSGKSSLLKIIYGDLHIGNGDGQIAGFDLKNLAIKDVPYLRRKLGIVFQDFQLLSDRTVEKNLEFVLKATGWKDAALIQERIKDVLEKVGLRSKIRKMPHELSGGEQQRVVIARALLNNPEIILADEPTGNLDPDTSEEIVMLLKQISQSGTAVLMATHDYHIIRTFPSRIIKCEGGIVHEDAQIV, from the coding sequence ATGGCAGAAAACGCAGTTATAAATTTAAAGAAAGTAGATGTATTCCAGCAAAAGCACCTGGTCTTATCTAATGTAAATCTGAATGTGGATAAAGGAGAGTTTGTTTTTCTAATCGGTCAGACGGGATCTGGTAAAAGTAGTTTACTTAAGATCATTTACGGAGACCTGCATATTGGAAACGGCGACGGACAGATTGCAGGCTTTGATTTAAAAAATCTGGCGATAAAAGATGTTCCTTATCTGCGAAGAAAACTGGGCATCGTGTTTCAGGATTTTCAATTGCTATCCGATAGAACCGTAGAGAAAAATCTGGAGTTTGTATTGAAAGCTACAGGATGGAAAGATGCAGCTTTAATCCAGGAACGTATTAAAGATGTATTGGAGAAAGTCGGCCTCAGGTCAAAAATCAGAAAAATGCCTCATGAGCTTTCCGGTGGAGAGCAGCAACGTGTGGTAATTGCCCGTGCTTTACTGAACAATCCGGAGATCATCCTTGCGGATGAGCCTACAGGAAACCTGGACCCGGACACTTCCGAAGAAATTGTAATGTTATTAAAACAAATCAGTCAGAGTGGCACAGCTGTGCTAATGGCAACCCACGACTACCATATTATCCGCACTTTCCCATCCAGAATTATCAAGTGCGAGGGCGGTATTGTGCATGAGGATGCACAGATCGTGTAA
- a CDS encoding RagB/SusD family nutrient uptake outer membrane protein: protein MLLLGGMLCGGLLSCKKLLDLKPEDSVYEAVFWKTETDATSGLMGAYSLLRKSLTLGGQGMSNFVYGDFTTGVFKEGGDYALNFLVKGDEYYGTGTSVDDFRGDYIEDFQNWTPYFKTITQANTVIEKVSKMPDNAFKSLAVKRKIIGEALFIRAFTYFYMVRIWGDVPLVLQYDPDPVSSKNIQRTNEAVVLDSCASDMNKARLLMGWNTGGDHAVRADKGAAFALLAHVNRWKYFVTKESDQTLLTKSIAAIDSITASGKYSLVPAANFDRLFKGRSEEGIFEINTSADQLEYQPNGGFYLYTLGQPYIPEKSKSTVFNSEVVGGFFNDPTDARYDYYFDRTKVEDLILTKYIGKNNQNRFFLDPGNSRGGLVNCNISIFRLAEMKLLRAECNELLGRSSDALTDLNDVKRRSNLTNYTGADLKTEIFEETFRELFCEGHSWYDMVRNKRLVEYLDRFPQSRFDEEGWKWPIARALFVTNKDLAQNKYWIGRLR from the coding sequence ATGCTCCTTTTAGGAGGAATGCTTTGCGGAGGATTACTTTCCTGTAAAAAATTATTAGATCTTAAGCCCGAAGATTCCGTATACGAAGCCGTGTTTTGGAAAACAGAAACGGATGCTACTTCCGGATTGATGGGGGCTTACTCCTTATTGCGTAAATCGCTGACGCTTGGTGGACAGGGCATGTCAAACTTTGTGTATGGTGATTTTACGACAGGTGTATTTAAAGAAGGTGGAGATTATGCACTGAATTTCCTGGTAAAAGGAGATGAATACTATGGAACAGGAACTAGTGTGGATGATTTTAGAGGAGATTATATCGAGGACTTCCAAAACTGGACGCCTTATTTCAAGACGATAACCCAGGCAAATACAGTGATAGAGAAAGTAAGCAAAATGCCTGATAATGCCTTTAAAAGTCTTGCTGTCAAACGCAAGATAATTGGAGAGGCCTTATTTATCCGCGCTTTCACCTATTTTTATATGGTCAGGATTTGGGGAGATGTACCATTGGTACTTCAATATGACCCGGATCCGGTATCGTCTAAAAATATTCAGCGAACCAATGAAGCTGTGGTTTTGGATTCCTGTGCATCCGATATGAACAAAGCCAGGTTATTAATGGGCTGGAATACCGGAGGGGATCATGCGGTAAGGGCTGATAAAGGTGCTGCATTTGCTTTGCTTGCTCATGTAAACAGGTGGAAATACTTTGTGACCAAAGAATCTGATCAAACTTTACTGACTAAATCCATAGCTGCAATTGATTCCATTACTGCTTCAGGGAAATACAGTCTGGTACCTGCTGCTAATTTTGACCGCCTGTTTAAAGGAAGGTCAGAAGAAGGGATTTTTGAAATCAATACCAGCGCTGATCAGCTGGAATATCAACCAAATGGAGGTTTTTATCTGTATACACTAGGGCAACCTTATATTCCGGAAAAATCAAAATCAACGGTCTTTAACAGCGAAGTGGTGGGAGGATTCTTTAATGATCCTACGGATGCCCGTTACGACTATTATTTTGACCGCACTAAAGTAGAGGACCTTATTCTGACCAAATATATCGGGAAGAACAACCAGAACCGGTTTTTCCTGGATCCGGGAAATAGCAGAGGCGGACTCGTTAATTGCAACATCAGTATTTTCCGCCTGGCAGAAATGAAGCTTTTAAGGGCAGAATGTAACGAATTGCTGGGGCGTAGTTCAGACGCTTTAACGGATTTGAATGATGTGAAACGGAGGTCTAACCTGACGAATTATACTGGCGCTGACTTGAAAACGGAGATTTTTGAAGAGACATTCCGCGAATTGTTCTGTGAAGGACATTCCTGGTATGACATGGTGAGGAATAAAAGACTCGTAGAATATCTGGATCGTTTTCCTCAATCCAGATTTGACGAGGAAGGTTGGAAATGGCCGATAGCAAGAGCGCTGTTTGTGACGAATAAAGACCTGGCCCAAAACAAATACTGGATTGGCAGATTAAGGTAA
- a CDS encoding fasciclin domain-containing protein, with translation MKNKLVYILTFFGLCLIVTACKKNDYLIGGDVHDPRVNMTTYDFLKSKPLFDTLTRLIDKAGMKEEINGNTTFFAPTDYSIAELLARRTRIIQLKYNNENIKYTLDSLPVPELRDSLRSHLFEGAINRENLSLENKLFKSKSNENYSILLIETTAYTGTVTTKPQYLYLVRLRNGLDPKPLPDNYPDEDKDIQELTQTSGIITTNGILHVLNNRHKFYW, from the coding sequence ATGAAAAATAAACTAGTATACATTTTAACATTCTTCGGCCTTTGCCTGATCGTAACTGCCTGTAAGAAGAATGACTACCTCATTGGCGGAGACGTACATGATCCGAGGGTAAATATGACTACCTACGACTTCCTCAAAAGCAAACCGCTGTTCGATACACTGACCAGACTTATTGACAAAGCAGGAATGAAAGAGGAGATCAACGGAAATACGACTTTTTTTGCGCCTACCGATTATTCGATAGCTGAGTTGTTGGCCAGACGAACCAGGATCATTCAGCTGAAATACAATAATGAAAATATCAAGTATACGCTGGATAGTCTTCCTGTTCCGGAATTAAGGGATTCCTTGCGTTCCCATCTTTTTGAAGGGGCCATCAACCGCGAAAACTTGTCTTTGGAAAACAAGTTGTTTAAAAGTAAATCCAATGAAAATTATTCCATCCTGCTCATTGAAACGACAGCGTATACTGGTACAGTGACCACAAAGCCGCAGTATCTGTACCTGGTGAGATTAAGAAACGGGCTGGACCCAAAACCATTGCCTGACAATTATCCGGATGAGGATAAAGACATTCAGGAACTAACCCAGACGTCGGGAATTATCACGACCAACGGAATCCTGCATGTGTTGAACAACAGGCACAAGTTTTACTGGTAG
- a CDS encoding ATP-binding cassette domain-containing protein, with the protein MLIIKNIVKQYANHRALDDVSLQVEKGKIFGLLGPNGAGKTSLIRIITQITAPDSGEVLFNGERLNVDHISQIGYLPEERGLYKKMEIGEQVLYLAKLKGLSTAEATKRIRFWFEKLEMADWWKKKVEDLSKGMQQKVQFVATVLHQPELIILDEPFSGFDPVNADIIKNEILELNKAGATFIFSTHRMESVEELCDNIALIHRSKKILDGPVKEIREQYRNNTFWLEYEGDYNTEHSQQLFEVLQAETVNGKTMLKIKIREQQNANQVLSALLPHVSINRLDEVIPTMNDIFIQKVTQTDQKP; encoded by the coding sequence ATGCTTATAATCAAGAATATTGTTAAACAATACGCGAACCACCGTGCATTGGATGATGTCAGTCTGCAGGTAGAAAAAGGCAAAATCTTCGGGCTTCTGGGGCCTAATGGTGCTGGAAAGACTTCCCTGATCAGGATCATCACCCAAATCACTGCTCCTGATAGTGGCGAGGTATTGTTCAATGGAGAACGGCTCAATGTAGACCACATCTCTCAAATTGGCTATTTGCCCGAAGAAAGAGGCTTATACAAAAAAATGGAAATTGGCGAACAGGTCCTGTACCTGGCCAAACTGAAGGGGTTAAGTACCGCCGAGGCCACCAAAAGAATCCGGTTTTGGTTTGAAAAACTGGAAATGGCTGATTGGTGGAAGAAAAAAGTCGAAGACCTCAGTAAAGGAATGCAGCAAAAAGTCCAGTTTGTGGCTACTGTACTGCATCAACCTGAACTCATTATCCTCGATGAGCCTTTCTCTGGTTTCGATCCGGTAAATGCAGACATCATAAAAAATGAAATTCTGGAATTAAATAAAGCAGGTGCTACCTTCATCTTCTCGACACATAGAATGGAGTCGGTGGAAGAACTGTGTGACAACATTGCCCTCATCCACCGTTCCAAGAAAATCCTGGACGGTCCCGTGAAGGAAATCAGGGAACAATACCGCAACAATACCTTTTGGCTGGAATATGAAGGCGACTATAATACCGAACATTCACAACAGCTCTTCGAAGTGTTACAGGCAGAAACTGTAAACGGAAAAACCATGCTGAAGATCAAGATCCGGGAACAGCAAAACGCCAATCAGGTCTTATCGGCATTACTTCCACAC
- a CDS encoding fructose-6-phosphate aldolase, with product MYVIKVKGIAKIPDYVQLRDDKFTLLAYFRVDRPDKSLDKLGLGDKLPYIMSFVNDLPFGQIAKLDI from the coding sequence ATGTATGTAATCAAAGTAAAAGGCATTGCCAAAATCCCTGACTATGTGCAGTTGAGGGATGATAAGTTCACTTTACTCGCCTATTTCAGGGTCGATAGACCTGATAAATCCCTGGATAAATTAGGTTTAGGTGATAAATTGCCCTATATAATGAGTTTTGTTAATGATTTGCCTTTCGGACAAATTGCTAAATTAGATATTTAA
- a CDS encoding SusC/RagA family TonB-linked outer membrane protein, which translates to MNKFYKKLFMVSLLLFFSAFAFAQKKITGTVTGADDGLPLPGVSVILKGSAKGASTDNQGKFIIDAPADGTLRFSYIGYDAKEVAIAGKSEIIVKLKVAANSLNDVVVIGFQEVSRKKSTAAVSTVKAKDLENLPSPTFDKLLQGRVAGLNVQSFSGEPGGRPTFVVRGNSSIGRAVSAARALSSPLFVIDGIPMANEDISSFGDLTGTNVIAGLNPNDIESIDVLKDAAAASIYGSRGANGVIVVKTKRGKTGKPEINVNAYAGISKHGEMAEYIIGAQERRFKMDYLTKYANHSDEGLFPQILTDSLNPAFNNANDWQGMFFQTGIIQNYDLSASGGVENINYRFSGNYYDEQGIIKGTGFKRYSMAGTMGVKLTDKLKMDAMFRLSRGDRSRARGQAPWENPLPISAGTFPTSLLYISPSDRANFTGELENAKDKNINDDVTASLSLDYDIVKNLHFRTQGALQSSKGGRDIFRPSVLDANNVFYAQSSRANYDNFNIDNLLTYSLKPAENHNLTLLGGNTINYTTNEYTGVGGTGIGNNVITTVKGLEPKNYVMEDPYGNMITGSKTAAAGLLSFFGRASYDFKDRYLFTFSYRADASSRFGKNYRWAYFPAVSAGWVVSDEPFMKSTENWLSSLKFRGSYGVSGNLPGDYYAPFNSYLTGQGGYEGSGQSSTYNGVNAVTINPRSITQDNLTWERSIQSNIGIDAEFFKGRAMVSIDAYNRGTSDIFFDLNLPVTSGYDKVKTNAVDIRNLGVDLNLSGRVFNPESKFQWNPRLVMSFNKSQIVSLPDGNRDIMVTDPNTGTTFILTKGRPVYEFFLVKSEGVYSTKDQIPFDPRTGDLITYWNGSRVAQPGSYRWIDQNYDYDVWDHFDKVRVGNPNPRVTGGFSNSFTFKNFSLEVYTTFVLGREVYNTYISSLLDKYKQLGSFPGTGLLDLNKLPVWRQPGDNAKYADLNPYGPYYYQFNNFSSAYMENGNYLKIKYINLAYNFPAKMLEKFKMKRLQVYTIIDNVYSFQKSSLPDVEAVNELGVYSGDSYPVPRKFTFGIQASF; encoded by the coding sequence ATGAATAAGTTTTACAAAAAACTCTTTATGGTCAGCCTATTGCTGTTTTTTTCCGCATTTGCTTTTGCGCAAAAGAAAATTACAGGAACCGTTACCGGTGCTGACGACGGACTCCCTCTTCCAGGAGTATCGGTTATTTTAAAAGGAAGTGCCAAAGGTGCAAGTACAGATAATCAAGGGAAATTCATCATTGATGCCCCCGCAGATGGAACATTACGTTTCTCTTATATCGGGTATGATGCCAAAGAAGTCGCTATTGCAGGGAAGTCAGAAATTATCGTGAAACTGAAGGTTGCGGCGAACTCATTAAATGATGTGGTCGTGATCGGTTTCCAGGAAGTATCCCGTAAGAAATCTACCGCTGCAGTATCTACGGTTAAGGCCAAGGATCTGGAAAACCTACCTTCTCCTACATTTGATAAACTATTACAAGGTAGGGTAGCAGGTTTGAACGTACAAAGCTTTTCCGGTGAACCTGGAGGCAGGCCTACTTTTGTGGTGAGGGGAAACTCTTCCATTGGAAGAGCGGTAAGTGCAGCAAGGGCATTGAGTAGTCCTTTATTTGTAATAGATGGTATTCCAATGGCCAATGAAGACATTTCTTCTTTTGGAGATCTGACCGGAACCAATGTTATTGCCGGACTTAACCCTAATGACATTGAATCGATTGATGTGCTGAAAGATGCAGCTGCGGCTTCCATATATGGTTCCAGAGGAGCAAATGGGGTAATCGTAGTTAAAACAAAACGAGGAAAAACGGGGAAACCGGAAATCAATGTAAATGCCTATGCCGGAATTTCCAAACATGGGGAAATGGCAGAATATATCATTGGCGCTCAGGAACGCAGATTTAAGATGGATTACCTGACTAAATATGCTAATCATTCAGATGAGGGGCTTTTTCCGCAGATATTGACAGATAGTCTTAACCCAGCATTTAACAATGCAAACGATTGGCAGGGTATGTTTTTTCAAACAGGGATTATTCAGAATTATGACCTTTCTGCGTCAGGTGGCGTAGAAAATATCAATTACCGTTTTAGTGGTAACTATTACGATGAACAGGGGATTATCAAAGGGACGGGATTCAAAAGATATTCCATGGCCGGTACAATGGGCGTAAAACTGACCGACAAATTGAAAATGGATGCGATGTTCAGGTTATCCCGTGGAGATCGTTCCCGTGCACGTGGACAGGCACCATGGGAAAACCCCTTGCCAATCAGTGCCGGTACTTTCCCCACCTCATTATTGTACATCAGTCCCTCTGACCGAGCCAATTTCACCGGAGAACTGGAAAATGCGAAAGATAAAAATATTAACGATGATGTTACTGCCAGTCTGAGTCTGGATTATGACATCGTTAAAAACCTTCATTTCCGTACACAGGGTGCATTGCAGTCAAGCAAGGGAGGTAGAGATATTTTCAGGCCTAGTGTACTGGACGCAAATAATGTGTTTTACGCGCAATCTTCCAGAGCCAATTATGATAACTTTAATATTGATAACCTTCTGACTTATTCGCTTAAACCTGCTGAAAATCATAACCTGACTCTTTTGGGTGGTAATACCATTAACTATACCACCAACGAGTATACTGGTGTGGGCGGTACAGGAATTGGTAATAATGTCATCACAACTGTAAAAGGGCTGGAGCCGAAGAACTATGTGATGGAAGACCCTTACGGAAACATGATTACAGGATCAAAGACCGCAGCTGCTGGTCTGCTGTCTTTCTTTGGTCGTGCGAGTTATGATTTTAAAGATAGGTATCTATTTACTTTTAGTTATCGCGCAGATGCATCTTCCCGTTTTGGAAAAAACTACAGATGGGCTTATTTTCCGGCAGTTTCAGCAGGATGGGTGGTGTCTGACGAACCTTTCATGAAGTCAACCGAAAACTGGTTATCTTCCTTGAAATTCAGAGGTAGTTACGGCGTCTCTGGAAATCTGCCCGGTGACTATTATGCTCCTTTTAACTCTTACCTGACTGGTCAGGGAGGTTATGAAGGTTCTGGCCAGTCCAGTACTTATAATGGGGTTAATGCGGTGACCATTAATCCTAGGTCTATCACTCAGGATAACCTGACCTGGGAACGGTCCATCCAATCGAATATTGGTATAGATGCCGAATTCTTTAAAGGCAGGGCAATGGTAAGTATCGATGCTTATAACCGTGGAACTTCAGATATATTTTTTGATTTAAACTTGCCGGTAACGAGTGGTTATGATAAAGTGAAAACAAATGCGGTTGACATCAGAAACTTAGGTGTTGACTTAAACCTGTCTGGAAGAGTATTTAATCCGGAGAGTAAATTTCAATGGAATCCCCGGTTGGTAATGTCCTTTAATAAGAGCCAGATTGTTTCCCTTCCTGACGGCAACAGAGATATTATGGTGACTGATCCCAATACCGGAACAACGTTCATACTGACCAAAGGACGCCCGGTTTATGAGTTTTTTCTGGTTAAATCAGAAGGCGTGTACTCTACAAAAGATCAAATTCCTTTTGACCCAAGAACCGGTGATCTGATTACCTACTGGAATGGATCAAGAGTTGCACAACCAGGTTCTTATCGCTGGATAGATCAGAATTATGATTATGACGTATGGGATCATTTTGATAAAGTAAGGGTAGGTAACCCTAATCCAAGAGTAACAGGTGGTTTCAGTAACAGCTTTACTTTTAAGAATTTCTCTCTGGAAGTTTATACCACTTTTGTTCTGGGCAGGGAAGTTTATAACACGTATATATCAAGTCTGTTAGACAAATACAAACAATTAGGTAGTTTTCCTGGAACAGGATTACTGGACCTGAATAAATTGCCAGTATGGCGCCAGCCTGGTGACAATGCTAAATACGCAGATTTGAACCCTTATGGTCCTTATTACTATCAGTTCAATAACTTCTCTTCCGCTTATATGGAAAATGGAAATTATTTGAAGATCAAATACATCAATCTTGCTTATAACTTCCCGGCTAAGATGTTGGAGAAATTCAAGATGAAACGTTTACAGGTATATACGATTATAGATAACGTGTATTCTTTCCAAAAATCAAGCTTGCCTGATGTGGAAGCTGTAAATGAGCTGGGAGTTTACTCCGGCGATAGCTATCCTGTTCCAAGAAAATTCACTTTTGGTATACAGGCCAGCTTTTAA
- a CDS encoding DUF5007 domain-containing protein, protein MKMIRSVLMLIALISVAWLGCKKIPVGFIGESMYYKDSPFKIEQGNIKQVTSSLNLDGSTLPVLVKLLEVRKKGTNQRAEEFYAEHEVYVYKQPIDPAVDTTIAMVNAKREKKMLPPFEFLPSGQFLFNAGTSFLPPRSQYEFDIEVSNESGSRVYKNIGEIQLQDAELFKSYAIANSWFSDQTGLSGTVAVNPEMIITKVSNEGTNAIVKIVDKNGVPFNPKKGEIIKRGDRPTFESYAKFNPVVIGDETMTCNYEITPFPMKRISGYGDFLMYYRIPSTYAKLDNFPAGQAPGSTFSINPRFGFQIKQEGTYLITIKLNGVTHK, encoded by the coding sequence ATGAAGATGATAAGATCTGTTTTAATGCTGATCGCATTAATAAGTGTAGCCTGGTTAGGCTGTAAAAAGATTCCGGTAGGTTTTATTGGTGAATCGATGTATTACAAGGATAGTCCTTTCAAAATTGAACAGGGGAACATCAAGCAGGTAACGAGCTCACTCAATCTGGATGGTTCTACACTTCCGGTATTGGTGAAATTGTTAGAAGTAAGAAAAAAAGGAACGAATCAGCGTGCTGAAGAGTTTTATGCAGAACATGAGGTTTATGTTTATAAGCAACCCATTGACCCGGCAGTAGACACCACCATTGCCATGGTCAATGCTAAACGGGAAAAGAAAATGCTTCCTCCATTTGAGTTTTTACCAAGCGGACAGTTCCTTTTCAATGCGGGTACTTCATTCCTCCCTCCGCGATCACAATATGAGTTCGATATCGAAGTAAGTAATGAAAGCGGCTCTCGTGTGTATAAGAATATTGGTGAAATCCAACTCCAGGATGCAGAATTGTTTAAATCTTATGCCATTGCCAACAGCTGGTTCTCGGATCAGACTGGATTGAGTGGAACGGTAGCCGTTAATCCGGAAATGATTATCACGAAAGTGAGTAACGAAGGTACAAATGCAATTGTGAAAATTGTAGATAAAAACGGAGTACCATTCAATCCGAAAAAAGGGGAGATCATCAAAAGAGGAGACCGCCCTACTTTCGAGTCCTACGCTAAATTTAATCCGGTAGTGATTGGAGATGAAACAATGACCTGTAATTATGAGATCACGCCTTTTCCAATGAAGCGGATCAGTGGTTACGGTGACTTTCTGATGTATTACCGCATCCCAAGTACTTACGCTAAACTGGATAATTTTCCGGCTGGACAAGCGCCAGGTTCTACCTTTAGCATCAACCCGAGATTTGGATTTCAGATCAAACAGGAAGGTACTTATCTGATCACAATTAAATTAAATGGCGTGACCCATAAATAA
- the dnaJ gene encoding molecular chaperone DnaJ has product MSKRDYYDVLGVSKSSSAEEIKKAYRKLAIKFHPDKNPNDKTAEDKFKEAAEAYEILSNPEKKQRYDHYGHAGVGGASGNGGGYGGGGMNMEDIFSQFGDIFGGGGGSPFDSFFGGGGQQSRGGGRRVAKGTNLRIKVKLTLEEIANGTEKKIKVNKQITCKTCDGSGAKDRNSVSTCQTCGGSGAVRRVTNTILGQMQTTATCPTCNGSGSQITSKCTSCHGEGIVRGEETITINIPAGVSDGMQLSMSGKGNAAPNGGIPGDLIILIEEVAHETLKREGNNVVYDLHVSIIDAALGYSAEVPTIDGKAKIKIEPGTQSGKLLRLKGKGLPEINSYHRGDQIIHINIWTPKALSSEERSMLEKLRESPNFKPQPGKNDKSFFEKMKEYFE; this is encoded by the coding sequence ATGAGCAAAAGAGATTATTATGATGTGCTTGGTGTATCCAAGAGTTCATCCGCCGAAGAGATAAAGAAGGCTTATCGCAAACTGGCCATCAAGTTTCACCCGGATAAAAATCCGAATGACAAGACGGCTGAGGATAAGTTTAAGGAAGCAGCAGAGGCTTACGAGATTTTAAGTAATCCGGAGAAGAAACAACGTTATGACCATTATGGACATGCCGGTGTTGGTGGTGCTTCAGGTAACGGCGGCGGTTATGGCGGCGGCGGCATGAACATGGAAGATATCTTCAGCCAGTTTGGCGATATCTTTGGTGGCGGCGGCGGCAGTCCATTTGATAGCTTCTTTGGCGGCGGCGGACAGCAATCTCGTGGTGGTGGCAGACGTGTGGCAAAAGGCACAAACCTGCGCATCAAGGTAAAACTTACCCTGGAAGAGATTGCTAACGGCACAGAAAAGAAAATTAAAGTAAACAAACAGATTACCTGTAAAACCTGTGATGGATCAGGTGCTAAAGACCGTAATTCGGTAAGCACCTGTCAGACTTGCGGGGGAAGCGGAGCGGTACGCAGGGTCACCAATACCATATTGGGCCAGATGCAAACCACAGCGACCTGCCCTACCTGTAATGGAAGTGGTTCACAAATTACCTCTAAATGTACTTCTTGTCATGGTGAAGGCATCGTTCGCGGTGAAGAAACCATTACCATCAACATCCCTGCGGGTGTAAGTGATGGCATGCAACTGAGCATGAGCGGAAAAGGTAATGCAGCCCCTAACGGAGGTATCCCGGGAGATCTGATCATTCTGATCGAAGAAGTAGCCCACGAAACCCTGAAACGCGAAGGAAACAATGTGGTTTATGACCTTCATGTATCTATTATCGATGCAGCTTTGGGTTATAGCGCAGAAGTACCTACCATCGATGGGAAAGCGAAAATCAAAATCGAACCAGGTACCCAAAGTGGCAAATTGTTGCGTTTGAAAGGTAAAGGCCTTCCTGAAATCAATTCTTATCACCGTGGTGATCAGATCATCCACATCAATATCTGGACGCCAAAAGCATTGAGCTCGGAAGAAAGAAGCATGTTGGAGAAATTGAGGGAGTCACCGAATTTCAAACCTCAGCCAGGAAAGAATGACAAAAGCTTCTTTGAGAAGATGAAAGAATATTTCGAGTAA